Proteins from one Bacteroides mediterraneensis genomic window:
- a CDS encoding TrpB-like pyridoxal phosphate-dependent enzyme, with amino-acid sequence MSNRQKRFILPEDEIPKYWYNIQADMVNKPMPPLNPATKEPLKPEDLYPIFAKELCHQELNQTDTWIEIPEEVREMYKYYRSTPLVRAYGLEKALGTPAHIYFKNESVSPIGSHKLNSALAQAYYCKKEGVTNITTETGAGQWGAALAYAAKVFGLEAAVYQVKISYEQKPYRRSIMQTFGAQVTPSPSMSTRAGKNILTKYPNHQGSLGTAISEAIELARTTPNCKYTLGSVLSHVTLHQTVIGLEAEKQMAMAGEYPDIIIGCFGGGSNFGGISFPFMRHTILEGKKTRYIAAEPASCPKLTRGKFEYDFGDEAGYTPLLPMFTLGHNFTPANIHAGGLRYHGAGVIVSQLMKDHLMEAVDIEQLDTFKAGCLFARAEGIIPAPESCHAIAAAIQEAEKCKKTGEEKVILFNLSGHGLIDMSAYDQYLSGNLTNYSLTEEDIEKSLEDVPQVDLK; translated from the coding sequence ATGAGTAACAGACAGAAAAGATTCATCTTGCCTGAAGATGAAATACCAAAATATTGGTATAACATTCAAGCCGACATGGTCAACAAACCCATGCCGCCGCTGAACCCGGCCACCAAAGAACCTTTGAAACCGGAAGACCTTTATCCTATTTTCGCCAAAGAACTCTGCCATCAGGAACTGAACCAGACAGACACTTGGATTGAGATTCCGGAAGAGGTGAGAGAGATGTATAAATACTATCGCAGTACCCCGCTGGTACGTGCCTACGGACTGGAAAAGGCACTGGGAACACCTGCCCACATCTATTTCAAGAACGAAAGCGTCAGCCCCATCGGTTCGCACAAGCTGAACTCGGCACTGGCGCAGGCCTACTACTGCAAAAAGGAAGGGGTGACAAACATTACGACCGAAACGGGAGCAGGACAATGGGGAGCTGCCCTGGCATACGCCGCCAAGGTGTTCGGACTGGAAGCCGCCGTTTATCAGGTAAAAATCAGCTACGAACAGAAACCGTACCGCCGCAGCATCATGCAGACCTTCGGGGCACAGGTCACTCCCTCCCCATCCATGTCTACCCGCGCCGGAAAAAATATCCTGACCAAATATCCGAACCATCAGGGCTCACTGGGTACCGCCATCTCGGAAGCCATCGAACTGGCACGTACCACTCCGAACTGTAAATATACCCTCGGATCGGTTTTGAGCCACGTCACCCTGCACCAGACGGTTATCGGACTGGAGGCGGAGAAACAGATGGCAATGGCCGGAGAATACCCCGACATCATTATCGGATGCTTCGGAGGAGGTTCCAACTTTGGAGGCATCAGCTTCCCGTTCATGCGCCACACCATCCTGGAAGGAAAGAAAACACGTTATATTGCCGCCGAACCGGCTTCCTGCCCGAAGCTGACACGCGGAAAATTTGAATATGACTTCGGCGACGAGGCCGGCTATACACCGCTGTTGCCGATGTTCACCCTGGGACACAACTTCACTCCGGCCAACATTCACGCCGGAGGTCTCCGCTACCACGGGGCAGGTGTCATCGTTTCCCAGCTGATGAAAGACCACCTGATGGAAGCGGTCGACATCGAACAGCTCGACACCTTCAAGGCCGGATGTCTGTTTGCACGTGCCGAAGGTATCATTCCGGCTCCGGAATCTTGCCATGCCATTGCAGCCGCCATTCAGGAGGCTGAAAAATGCAAGAAAACTGGAGAGGAAAAGGTTATCCTCTTCAACCTGTCAGGTCACGGACTGATTGATATGAGTGCTTACGACCAGTATCTGTCGGGTAACCTGACCAACTATTCCCTGACGGAAGAAGATATTGAAAAGAGTCTGGAAGATGTGCCGCAAGTGGATTTGAAGTAA
- a CDS encoding response regulator transcription factor gives MEINEAGFRFYYDQPVEKDLPCPSSITFISTYREKEILQLSVKGLSNTEVGETLFIAPNTVKFHKKKLFEKLHAENITETVDIKANLRLI, from the coding sequence ATGGAAATCAACGAAGCCGGATTCCGATTCTACTATGACCAGCCGGTAGAAAAAGACTTGCCTTGTCCATCGAGTATAACTTTCATATCCACATACCGTGAAAAAGAGATTCTCCAGCTCTCCGTCAAGGGATTATCGAACACGGAGGTTGGAGAAACTCTCTTTATTGCCCCCAATACCGTCAAGTTTCACAAGAAAAAACTATTCGAGAAGCTACACGCAGAAAATATCACTGAGACCGTGGACATTAAAGCCAATCTGAGGCTGATTTAG
- a CDS encoding alpha-N-arabinofuranosidase: MKNAILGLALFAAMPLFAQQKATVTVHPEQGKQIINKEIYGQFAEHLGTCIYGGLWVGEDSPIPNINGYRKDVFEALKALKVPVLRWPGGCFADEYHWMDGIGPREKRPRMVNNNWGGTVEDNSFGTHEFLNLCEMLGCEPYISGNVGSGSVEEMAKWVEYMTSEQGSPMAKLRKENGREKPWKVKYFGVGNESWGCGGSMRPEYYSDLYRRYSTYCRNYDGNRLFKIASGASDYDYNWTEVLMKNIGHRMDGISLHYYTVLGWNGSKGSATKFNDEDYYWTVGKCREIEDVLKRHIAIMDKYDPKKQIGLMVDEWGTWWDEEPGTISGHLYQQNTLRDAFVASLSLDIFHKYTDRVKMTNIAQVVNVLQSMILTKDDKMVLTPTYYVFQMYNVHQDATYLPLDLQCERKIVRDDRIVPMVSATASRDKAGAIHVSLSNIDLKESQDITLTLGDVKAKSVTGRILTSDNIDDYNTFEQPDKVRLADFKGAKLTKNGLEIKLPAKSIVTLEIK; encoded by the coding sequence ATGAAAAATGCAATTCTAGGGCTGGCTCTTTTTGCCGCAATGCCTTTGTTTGCCCAACAAAAGGCTACAGTGACTGTTCATCCGGAGCAGGGAAAACAAATCATCAACAAAGAAATTTATGGTCAGTTTGCCGAACATCTGGGTACCTGTATTTATGGAGGTCTCTGGGTGGGAGAAGATTCGCCGATACCGAACATCAACGGGTATCGTAAAGACGTGTTCGAGGCGTTGAAGGCTTTGAAAGTGCCGGTGCTCCGCTGGCCGGGAGGATGCTTTGCCGATGAATATCACTGGATGGACGGCATCGGTCCGCGTGAAAAACGTCCGCGCATGGTCAACAATAACTGGGGCGGTACCGTGGAAGACAACAGTTTCGGTACGCACGAATTCCTGAACCTGTGCGAGATGTTGGGATGTGAACCTTACATCAGCGGAAACGTAGGTAGCGGAAGTGTGGAAGAAATGGCCAAGTGGGTGGAATACATGACCTCTGAGCAGGGAAGTCCGATGGCAAAACTGAGAAAGGAAAACGGACGCGAAAAACCGTGGAAGGTGAAATATTTCGGCGTTGGAAATGAAAGCTGGGGATGCGGGGGCAGCATGCGTCCGGAATACTATTCCGATTTGTATCGCCGTTATTCCACTTATTGCCGCAACTACGACGGCAATCGCCTGTTCAAGATTGCCAGTGGAGCCAGCGATTACGACTACAACTGGACCGAGGTGCTGATGAAGAACATCGGACATCGCATGGATGGTATCTCCTTACATTATTATACGGTACTGGGTTGGAATGGCAGCAAAGGTTCAGCTACCAAGTTCAACGACGAGGATTATTACTGGACAGTAGGAAAGTGCCGCGAAATTGAAGACGTGCTGAAACGCCACATTGCCATTATGGACAAATACGACCCGAAGAAACAGATTGGATTGATGGTCGACGAATGGGGAACCTGGTGGGACGAAGAGCCGGGCACCATCAGCGGTCACCTTTACCAGCAGAACACGTTGCGCGATGCGTTTGTGGCTTCCTTGAGTCTGGATATTTTCCATAAGTACACCGACCGTGTGAAGATGACCAACATCGCACAGGTGGTCAATGTGCTGCAGTCCATGATTCTGACAAAGGACGATAAGATGGTGCTCACACCGACGTATTACGTGTTCCAGATGTATAATGTACACCAGGATGCCACCTATCTGCCTTTGGATTTGCAGTGTGAACGGAAAATCGTACGCGACGACCGCATTGTGCCGATGGTCAGTGCCACGGCTTCCCGCGACAAAGCCGGAGCTATCCATGTATCTTTGTCGAACATCGACCTGAAAGAATCACAGGACATCACGCTGACTTTGGGCGACGTGAAAGCCAAATCGGTGACTGGCCGTATTCTGACTTCCGACAATATAGACGATTATAATACGTTTGAACAGCCTGATAAGGTGAGACTGGCCGACTTTAAAGGTGCCAAACTGACCAAGAACGGGTTGGAAATCAAATTGCCGGCCAAATCTATCGTGACGCTGGAAATTAAGTAA
- the panD gene encoding aspartate 1-decarboxylase: MMIEVLKSKLHCVTVTEANLNYMGSITIDEDLMDAANLIAGEKVQIVDNNNGERFETYIIKGERGSGCICLNGAAARKVQVGDVVIIMSYALMDFEEAKTFKPTVVFPDTATNRLL, encoded by the coding sequence ATGATGATTGAAGTGTTGAAATCGAAGCTTCATTGCGTAACGGTGACAGAAGCGAACCTGAACTATATGGGCAGCATTACGATTGATGAAGATTTGATGGATGCGGCCAACCTGATTGCCGGCGAAAAAGTGCAGATTGTGGACAACAACAACGGAGAACGTTTTGAAACCTACATCATTAAAGGAGAACGTGGCTCCGGATGCATCTGCCTGAATGGAGCGGCAGCCCGCAAGGTGCAAGTGGGGGATGTGGTGATTATCATGTCGTATGCCCTGATGGACTTTGAGGAGGCTAAAACTTTCAAGCCGACCGTGGTGTTCCCGGATACGGCTACCAATCGTCTTCTGTAG
- a CDS encoding glycogen/starch synthase, with amino-acid sequence MSAKKVLFITQEITPYVPESNLALIGQNLPQAIQDKGREIRTFMPKWGIVNERRNQLHEVIRLSGMNLIIDDTDHPLIIKVASIQAARRQVYFIDNDDYFQHRQMTCDENGNDYEDNGERAIFYARGVLETVKKLRWCPDVIHCHGWMSAMVPLYIKKAYYDEPSFRDSKVIYSLYQEGFKSNLAPNFADQVLFKEVTPEDVSMMKSPASYEDLCKLAVAYSDGVIQNDETVNQNVIDYARSLNIPVLEYASGDAYADACDAFYDKVFDGAE; translated from the coding sequence ATGAGCGCGAAAAAAGTTTTATTCATTACACAAGAAATTACTCCTTACGTACCCGAAAGTAACCTGGCATTGATTGGCCAGAATTTACCGCAAGCCATACAAGACAAAGGCCGCGAAATCAGAACATTCATGCCTAAATGGGGCATCGTGAACGAACGCAGGAACCAGTTGCATGAAGTAATCCGTCTGTCTGGAATGAATTTAATTATCGACGATACGGATCATCCGCTGATTATCAAGGTGGCTTCTATTCAGGCTGCGCGCAGACAAGTGTACTTTATTGATAATGACGATTATTTCCAGCACCGCCAGATGACGTGTGACGAAAATGGGAATGATTACGAAGACAATGGTGAACGCGCCATTTTCTATGCACGTGGGGTATTGGAAACTGTAAAGAAATTACGCTGGTGTCCGGATGTGATTCATTGTCACGGCTGGATGAGCGCAATGGTTCCTCTTTATATCAAGAAGGCGTATTATGACGAACCTTCTTTCCGCGACTCAAAGGTAATTTATTCTCTTTATCAGGAGGGATTCAAATCGAACCTTGCTCCGAACTTCGCCGACCAGGTGCTCTTCAAGGAGGTGACCCCGGAGGATGTCAGCATGATGAAATCTCCAGCAAGCTATGAAGACCTTTGCAAGCTGGCCGTAGCCTACTCCGACGGAGTGATTCAAAACGATGAGACTGTCAACCAGAATGTTATCGACTATGCACGAAGCCTGAACATTCCGGTGCTTGAATACGCTTCAGGCGATGCCTACGCAGATGCATGTGATGCATTCTACGACAAGGTGTTCGATGGGGCCGAATAA
- a CDS encoding TrkH family potassium uptake protein — translation MDYWERLFLYNKKLLVPRINRLLNWVMGVNFLCGVIFLLTIVYEYGFRISAGEQTVVHAVYHAVWVIFLLTTTLQILFRQENSPFKFTPWTWMLTILLYLTLLPVIFKKPEETTGVYWVWIFFHHTYYKGAVLLLLSFSQLSGILVRLLGKRTNPSLILAGSFLVFILVGTGLLMLPRATYQGISFIDALFTATSATCVTGLVTVDVPSTFTLEGQVLIILLIQIGGLGVMTLTSFFAMFFMGNTSLYNQLMVGDMISSNSLNSLLSTLLYILGFTLAIEGVGMAVIWFSIHDTLGMNLREELFFSAFHSVSAFCNAGFSTLPGGMSNPAVMQEHNLLYVTLGLLIALGGIGFPILVNLYETVAYYLGYLKWRVSHRAGRFRQKVHLYNLNTKIVLVATGILLVGGTLVIAALEWNHSFAGMPVLDKWVHAFFNSSCPRTAGFASVSLTSLSLQTLLLMVVLMVIGGGTQSTAGGVKVNVCAVVLINLWAVIRGAERVSILRRELSHDSIRRSNAAMMLYLFLAFVAIFALSMLEPQAGLLAVTFECVSALSTVGSSLNLTPTLGDAGKLLVILLMYVGRVGAFTLLTGLVRQERKRNYKYPSDNIIIN, via the coding sequence ATGGATTATTGGGAACGACTTTTTTTATATAATAAGAAACTGCTGGTGCCCCGCATCAACCGGTTACTCAACTGGGTAATGGGGGTGAATTTCCTGTGTGGAGTGATTTTCCTGCTCACTATCGTGTACGAATATGGATTCCGGATTTCGGCGGGAGAACAGACGGTGGTGCATGCGGTGTATCATGCAGTCTGGGTGATTTTTCTGCTGACTACCACTTTGCAGATTCTCTTTCGTCAGGAGAACTCCCCGTTTAAGTTTACTCCGTGGACATGGATGCTTACCATACTGCTTTATCTTACGTTGTTGCCTGTCATTTTCAAGAAGCCGGAAGAGACGACGGGTGTATATTGGGTGTGGATTTTCTTTCACCACACTTATTATAAAGGAGCGGTGTTGCTGTTGCTTTCGTTCTCGCAGCTCTCGGGTATTCTGGTCCGGTTGCTGGGCAAGCGCACTAATCCGTCGTTGATTCTGGCCGGCAGTTTTCTGGTCTTCATTCTGGTGGGAACAGGTCTGCTGATGCTGCCCCGTGCCACTTATCAGGGAATATCCTTCATTGATGCCTTGTTCACAGCCACCAGTGCCACCTGCGTGACGGGACTGGTCACCGTGGATGTGCCTTCCACCTTTACGCTGGAGGGGCAGGTGCTGATTATTCTGCTGATTCAAATCGGCGGTCTGGGCGTGATGACGCTGACCAGCTTTTTCGCCATGTTTTTCATGGGAAACACTTCGCTCTACAACCAGCTGATGGTGGGCGACATGATCAGTTCCAATTCATTGAATTCCCTTTTATCTACCTTATTATATATATTGGGATTTACGCTGGCCATCGAAGGGGTCGGGATGGCTGTTATCTGGTTCAGCATTCATGATACGCTGGGGATGAACTTGCGGGAAGAACTCTTTTTCTCAGCTTTTCATTCGGTATCGGCCTTCTGTAATGCCGGTTTTTCCACCTTGCCCGGCGGGATGAGTAATCCTGCGGTTATGCAGGAACACAATCTGCTGTATGTCACTCTGGGACTTCTGATTGCGTTGGGAGGAATCGGTTTTCCGATATTGGTCAACCTCTATGAAACCGTAGCCTACTACCTGGGCTACTTGAAATGGCGGGTGTCGCATCGTGCCGGGAGGTTCCGTCAGAAAGTGCATCTGTATAACCTGAACACTAAGATTGTGCTGGTGGCTACGGGTATTCTGCTGGTGGGAGGTACCTTGGTCATAGCAGCCTTGGAATGGAACCATTCGTTTGCCGGGATGCCGGTGCTGGATAAGTGGGTACATGCTTTCTTCAATTCTTCCTGTCCGCGTACGGCGGGCTTTGCCAGTGTGAGTCTCACGTCGCTTTCTTTGCAAACCCTGCTCCTTATGGTGGTATTGATGGTGATAGGAGGGGGCACACAGTCTACGGCTGGCGGTGTGAAGGTGAATGTGTGTGCCGTGGTGCTGATTAACCTGTGGGCAGTGATACGTGGTGCCGAGCGGGTGTCCATTTTGCGGAGGGAACTGTCCCACGACTCCATCCGGCGTTCCAATGCGGCCATGATGCTCTATCTGTTTCTGGCTTTCGTAGCTATTTTTGCGTTGAGTATGTTAGAGCCGCAGGCCGGACTGCTGGCGGTGACCTTTGAATGTGTGTCGGCATTGAGTACCGTGGGTTCCAGCCTGAACCTGACGCCCACGTTGGGCGATGCCGGCAAGCTGCTGGTTATCTTGCTGATGTACGTAGGACGTGTGGGAGCGTTTACCTTGCTCACCGGACTGGTACGGCAGGAGAGAAAACGAAATTACAAATATCCGAGTGACAACATTATCATCAACTGA
- the mltG gene encoding endolytic transglycosylase MltG, producing MHSKKRIILWSAIATILLAGIISVCYLLFNRPLQLTQPTFIYIDGDDTADSVYVKIQHDLHGTRLAGFRMLSRFKSYDKHIHTGAYRFDAQTNTLTLFRRLSSGYQTPVKVTIPSVRTLARLSHSLDRQLMADSTEIFTLMCDSSFCDSLGFTYETLPALFIPNTYEVYWNMQAKDFFQRMKKEYNRFWNEERKAKAKAAGLTPVEVSTLASIVEEETANRGEMPMVAELYLNRLQADMPLQADPTVKFSLQEFGLRRILHKHLEADSPYNTYKHTGLPPGPIRIASIQGIESVLNHAQHDYLYMCAKEDFSGTHNFAVTFAEHQANARRYQQALNKRNIR from the coding sequence ATGCATTCTAAGAAACGAATTATTCTCTGGTCTGCCATAGCGACCATCCTTCTGGCGGGAATCATCAGCGTCTGCTACCTGCTGTTCAACCGTCCGCTTCAACTCACACAGCCTACCTTTATTTATATTGACGGCGACGATACCGCCGATTCGGTCTATGTCAAGATACAGCACGACCTCCATGGAACACGCCTGGCAGGTTTCCGCATGCTTTCCCGCTTCAAATCTTATGACAAGCATATTCACACCGGAGCTTACCGCTTCGACGCGCAGACCAACACCCTGACCTTGTTCCGCCGTCTGAGCAGCGGATACCAGACACCGGTAAAGGTAACCATTCCCAGCGTCCGTACACTAGCCCGCCTGTCACATTCACTGGACCGCCAGCTCATGGCCGACTCCACGGAAATTTTCACACTGATGTGCGACAGCAGTTTCTGTGATTCTTTGGGATTCACCTACGAAACGCTTCCGGCACTCTTCATTCCGAATACCTACGAGGTGTACTGGAACATGCAGGCGAAAGATTTCTTCCAACGCATGAAAAAGGAATACAACCGCTTCTGGAATGAAGAACGGAAAGCGAAGGCAAAGGCTGCCGGACTGACTCCGGTAGAGGTGAGCACACTCGCCTCCATCGTGGAAGAAGAGACTGCCAACCGGGGAGAGATGCCCATGGTGGCCGAACTCTATCTGAACCGTCTGCAAGCCGACATGCCGCTACAGGCCGACCCAACTGTGAAATTCAGCCTGCAGGAATTCGGTCTGCGCCGCATCCTCCACAAGCATTTGGAAGCAGACAGTCCCTACAACACCTACAAGCATACCGGACTTCCTCCCGGCCCCATCCGCATTGCTTCCATTCAGGGCATTGAAAGCGTGTTGAACCATGCACAGCATGACTATCTCTATATGTGTGCCAAGGAAGATTTCTCGGGCACACATAATTTTGCCGTTACCTTTGCCGAACATCAGGCCAATGCGCGCCGTTACCAGCAGGCGCTGAACAAGAGAAACATCCGTTAG
- a CDS encoding TrkA family potassium uptake protein, with amino-acid sequence MKYLIIGLGHYGSMLAMELTAMGHEVAGVDGNSLHVDSVKDCMAASFVLDATDETALSVLPLKSVDAAIVAIGDNFGASVRIVSLLKKLKVKRIYARAVDEVHKAVLEAFSIDRILTPEQDAARLLAQQLELDGGAELFQIDENTYVFKFVVPSRLVGYHLNELNLEQEFGIKLISLIKGKQIQNFLGISVFEREVSNAFPEDYALQQGDGLVCYGPYSRFMQFWKSVR; translated from the coding sequence ATGAAATATCTGATTATTGGTTTGGGCCATTATGGCAGTATGCTGGCGATGGAACTGACTGCCATGGGGCATGAGGTGGCAGGAGTGGACGGTAACAGCCTGCATGTGGACAGTGTGAAAGACTGCATGGCGGCGTCGTTTGTGCTCGATGCTACGGATGAGACGGCTCTTTCCGTGCTGCCTTTAAAAAGCGTGGATGCGGCCATTGTGGCGATAGGTGACAATTTCGGGGCCTCGGTCCGCATTGTATCGCTGCTGAAGAAGCTGAAGGTGAAACGTATCTATGCCCGGGCTGTCGATGAGGTGCATAAGGCGGTGTTGGAGGCTTTTTCCATCGACCGTATCCTGACTCCCGAGCAGGATGCCGCCCGTTTGCTGGCGCAGCAGCTGGAGCTGGATGGAGGGGCTGAGCTGTTCCAGATTGACGAAAACACGTATGTGTTCAAATTTGTGGTACCTTCCAGGCTGGTAGGTTATCACCTGAACGAACTGAATCTGGAGCAGGAGTTCGGCATCAAGCTGATTTCGCTGATAAAGGGAAAGCAGATTCAGAATTTTCTGGGAATCTCCGTCTTTGAACGTGAAGTTTCCAATGCATTCCCCGAGGACTATGCATTGCAGCAAGGCGACGGCCTGGTGTGCTACGGTCCTTATTCCCGTTTCATGCAGTTCTGGAAATCTGTCCGTTAG
- a CDS encoding DUF4270 domain-containing protein, giving the protein MRLKFLAAIGLAATLYSCDDTTTGIGDFVADADEITASAQTFEATTKTLKYTDLNPNGVFSRTSNAYLGKFTDPDFGTYTTDFITQINCTEGFEFPETMQDIVSTTLELSYSSFFGDSLAPMRVRVDMLNREIDDDGEDLSLYYTSYNPENFYNKNEEALAEQDYAVRDNSWSEEEIDSIKKANGYYPPLVIDLDKARKAKGEETFSAFLKRKYNEDKKNFKDSYSFIHNVLPGFYVHNTSGEGSILYIGAIWLRMKVSYLIESSSGKVDSLVYTSIPFAATNEVYMSTRLSNSGDNLEKLAAETHNTYLKTPAGLCTEVKLPLKEMYEALGNDTLNSVSMSFTKYKNVSENSASSPYKMGTPQNLLLIRKSEVKDFFEQKQNYDSKTSFLGTYNSTTNSYSFSQVNRLISQIFSDMRTKKEPAEGWDEYNTMVLIPVKKETDSQQNTIGLSHDLEVNSAKLVGGEDGEKIKMEVIYTKPKFNK; this is encoded by the coding sequence ATGAGACTTAAGTTCTTGGCCGCAATCGGACTTGCAGCCACACTCTACAGTTGTGATGATACCACTACCGGTATCGGTGATTTCGTGGCAGACGCGGATGAAATTACGGCATCGGCTCAAACTTTCGAAGCGACCACAAAGACACTGAAATATACGGATTTGAATCCGAATGGTGTATTCTCCCGTACCAGCAATGCGTATTTAGGGAAATTCACAGACCCGGACTTCGGAACCTATACCACTGACTTCATTACACAAATCAACTGTACGGAAGGTTTTGAATTTCCAGAAACCATGCAGGATATCGTATCCACTACGCTGGAACTGTCTTATTCCAGTTTCTTCGGCGATTCATTGGCACCGATGCGTGTAAGGGTGGATATGTTAAACCGAGAAATCGACGATGATGGAGAAGACTTAAGTTTATATTATACTTCTTATAATCCGGAAAACTTCTACAATAAAAATGAAGAAGCCTTGGCCGAACAGGATTACGCCGTGCGCGACAATTCATGGAGCGAAGAGGAAATTGATTCCATCAAAAAAGCCAATGGATACTATCCTCCTTTGGTCATTGATTTGGATAAAGCCAGAAAAGCGAAAGGGGAAGAAACTTTCAGCGCATTCCTGAAAAGGAAATACAATGAAGACAAAAAGAACTTTAAAGACTCATACTCCTTCATCCACAACGTATTGCCGGGATTTTATGTACACAACACAAGTGGAGAAGGTTCGATTTTGTATATCGGAGCCATCTGGCTGCGCATGAAAGTGAGTTACCTGATAGAAAGTTCATCGGGTAAGGTGGATTCCTTAGTTTACACTTCCATCCCGTTTGCCGCAACAAATGAGGTATATATGTCCACACGTTTAAGTAACTCTGGAGACAATTTGGAAAAACTGGCTGCGGAAACGCACAACACATATCTGAAAACGCCTGCCGGCCTTTGCACGGAAGTGAAGCTCCCGCTGAAAGAAATGTATGAAGCCCTTGGCAATGATACACTGAACTCTGTATCTATGTCATTTACTAAGTACAAAAATGTCAGCGAAAACTCGGCAAGCAGTCCTTACAAGATGGGAACACCACAGAATTTGCTGCTCATCCGAAAAAGTGAAGTAAAAGACTTCTTTGAACAGAAGCAAAATTATGACAGCAAGACGTCTTTCCTCGGCACTTACAACAGTACGACGAACTCTTATTCATTCTCACAGGTAAACCGTCTGATCAGTCAGATATTCAGCGACATGAGAACCAAAAAGGAACCTGCTGAAGGATGGGATGAATACAATACAATGGTATTGATTCCTGTAAAGAAAGAAACAGACTCACAGCAGAATACAATTGGACTTTCACACGATTTGGAAGTAAATTCAGCTAAACTGGTAGGTGGGGAAGACGGTGAGAAGATAAAAATGGAAGTCATCTACACTAAACCTAAATTCAATAAATAA
- the panC gene encoding pantoate--beta-alanine ligase has translation MKLIRTISELRAELDAFRKEGKTIGLVPTMGALHAGHASLVKRAVSENEVVVVSDFVNPTQFNDQNDLLKYPRTLEADCTLLEKCGATLVFAPSVEEIYPEPDTRQFSYAPLDTVMEGKYRPGHFNGVCQIVSKLFLIVEPDRAYFGEKDFQQLAIIREMVRKYPFDIQIVGCPIVREEDGLALSSRNARLTPEQRKEAVQISRALFASVDFGKSRVLRETKEYVEQCIRRAPGLELEYFEIVDGNTLQPVNAWDESNYIVGCITVYCGDVRLIDNIKYKG, from the coding sequence ATGAAGTTAATTCGAACAATCAGTGAGCTTCGCGCCGAACTGGATGCTTTCCGCAAGGAGGGAAAGACAATCGGGCTGGTTCCGACGATGGGAGCTTTGCATGCGGGACACGCTTCATTGGTGAAACGTGCCGTGTCTGAAAATGAAGTAGTGGTAGTCAGCGATTTTGTGAACCCTACCCAGTTTAACGACCAGAATGACCTTTTGAAATATCCGCGTACCTTGGAAGCGGATTGCACGTTGCTGGAGAAATGTGGAGCTACGCTGGTGTTTGCTCCTTCCGTAGAAGAAATCTATCCGGAGCCGGATACTCGCCAGTTCAGTTATGCACCGCTTGATACGGTGATGGAAGGAAAATACCGTCCGGGCCATTTCAATGGAGTATGTCAGATTGTGAGCAAGCTTTTCTTGATTGTAGAGCCTGACCGGGCTTACTTCGGCGAGAAAGACTTCCAGCAGCTGGCCATTATCCGTGAGATGGTGCGTAAGTATCCTTTCGACATCCAGATTGTAGGCTGTCCGATTGTACGTGAAGAAGACGGTCTGGCCTTGAGCAGCCGCAATGCACGGCTCACTCCGGAGCAGCGTAAGGAAGCGGTACAGATTTCCAGAGCGTTGTTTGCCAGCGTGGATTTCGGAAAATCCCGTGTGTTGCGCGAAACGAAAGAGTATGTGGAACAATGTATCCGCCGGGCGCCGGGATTGGAACTGGAGTATTTCGAAATTGTGGACGGAAACACTTTGCAGCCGGTAAATGCTTGGGACGAAAGCAATTACATTGTAGGTTGCATTACAGTGTATTGCGGTGATGTACGTCTGATTGATAACATTAAATATAAAGGATAA